A stretch of Lysobacter sp. K5869 DNA encodes these proteins:
- a CDS encoding Mpo1-like protein yields MSTLAHSDAAERPIDRWFASYSGDHRNATNQRIHVFAVPAILWSVIALLWCIPSPDALFKAGVWAALPMFAAMLFYYRASRTLGLGMLAMFVALSLLTNWIAQSFGIRVLLWTAVTVFVVAWIAQFIGHKIEGKKPSFLTDLTYLLIGPAWVLAKLYRKLGWSY; encoded by the coding sequence ATGAGCACCCTCGCCCACTCCGACGCCGCCGAGCGTCCGATCGACCGCTGGTTCGCCAGCTATTCCGGCGATCACCGCAACGCCACCAACCAGCGCATCCACGTGTTCGCCGTGCCGGCGATCCTGTGGAGCGTGATCGCGCTGCTGTGGTGCATCCCTTCGCCCGACGCGCTGTTCAAGGCCGGCGTCTGGGCCGCGCTGCCGATGTTCGCGGCGATGCTGTTCTACTACCGCGCCTCGCGCACGCTGGGCCTGGGCATGCTGGCGATGTTCGTCGCGCTGTCGCTGCTGACGAACTGGATCGCGCAAAGCTTCGGCATCCGCGTTCTGCTGTGGACCGCGGTGACGGTGTTCGTGGTCGCGTGGATCGCGCAGTTCATCGGCCACAAGATCGAAGGCAAGAAGCCGAGCTTCCTGACCGATCTGACGTATCTGTTGATCGGCCCGGCGTGGGTGTTGGCGAAGCTGTACCGCAAGCTGGGTTGGTCGTACTGA
- a CDS encoding multidrug efflux SMR transporter: MNIGYLYLAVAIAAEVIATSALKASEGFTKAGPSAVVAAGYAVAFYFLSLVLKTVPVGVAYAIWSGIGIVLIALIGAVFMKQTLDPGAIAGICLIVAGVLVIQLFSKSAAH, encoded by the coding sequence ATGAACATCGGCTACCTGTATCTGGCCGTCGCCATCGCCGCCGAGGTGATCGCGACCAGCGCGCTCAAGGCCTCCGAGGGCTTCACCAAAGCCGGGCCGTCCGCCGTCGTCGCGGCGGGCTACGCGGTCGCGTTCTATTTCCTGTCGCTGGTGCTCAAAACCGTCCCGGTCGGCGTCGCCTACGCGATCTGGTCGGGCATCGGCATCGTCCTGATCGCTCTGATCGGCGCCGTGTTCATGAAGCAGACGCTCGACCCGGGCGCGATCGCCGGCATCTGCCTGATCGTGGCCGGGGTGCTGGTGATCCAGCTATTCTCGAAATCGGCGGCGCACTGA
- a CDS encoding phosphoribosylaminoimidazolesuccinocarboxamide synthase, with protein sequence MTTTLLQSELPGLPLRHRGKVRDVFDLPADRLPAGAAPGGDCLLMVATDRLSAFDVVLPDPIPGKGEMLCQISNFWFGKTAHIIPNHLTGIEVAAVLPDGVDPALYAKRTVVTKKLKPVAIECIARGYVIGSGWKDYQRTGRISGIALPGGLRQAEQLPEPIFTPSTKAAVGDHDENIDFDTAVRTVGAELAEAVRDATLRLYRYAADYAAQRGILLADTKFEFGTDADGRLYVMDEMLTPDSSRYWPADQYQVGTSPPSYDKQFVRDYLETLEWDKTPPGPNLPAQVIERTRAKYAEALQKLAGISVD encoded by the coding sequence TTGACGACCACGCTGCTGCAATCCGAACTGCCCGGCCTGCCCCTTCGCCATCGCGGCAAGGTCCGCGATGTCTTCGATCTGCCCGCCGACCGCTTACCCGCCGGCGCCGCGCCCGGCGGCGACTGCCTGTTGATGGTCGCCACCGACCGCCTCAGCGCGTTCGACGTCGTGCTGCCCGACCCGATCCCGGGCAAGGGCGAGATGCTCTGCCAGATCAGCAATTTCTGGTTCGGCAAGACCGCGCACATCATCCCCAACCACCTCACCGGCATCGAGGTCGCCGCGGTGCTGCCCGACGGCGTCGATCCGGCGCTGTACGCCAAGCGCACGGTGGTCACCAAGAAGCTCAAGCCGGTGGCGATCGAATGCATCGCCCGCGGCTACGTGATCGGCAGCGGCTGGAAGGATTACCAGCGCACCGGCCGGATCAGCGGCATCGCCCTGCCCGGCGGGCTGCGCCAGGCCGAGCAACTGCCCGAGCCGATCTTCACCCCCTCGACCAAGGCCGCCGTCGGCGACCACGACGAGAACATCGACTTCGACACCGCGGTGCGCACGGTCGGCGCCGAGTTGGCCGAAGCGGTGCGCGACGCGACCTTGCGCCTGTACCGCTACGCCGCCGACTACGCGGCCCAGCGCGGCATCCTGCTGGCCGACACCAAGTTCGAGTTCGGCACCGACGCCGACGGCCGCTTGTACGTGATGGACGAGATGCTGACGCCGGATTCGTCGCGTTACTGGCCGGCCGACCAGTATCAGGTCGGCACCAGCCCGCCGAGCTACGACAAGCAGTTCGTGCGCGATTACCTGGAGACGCTGGAGTGGGACAAGACCCCGCCGGGTCCGAACCTGCCGGCGCAGGTGATCGAGCGGACGCGGGCGAAGTACGCCGAGGCCCTGCAGAAGCTTGCGGGCATTTCGGTGGATTGA
- a CDS encoding J domain-containing protein: protein MPGQGPRRPGHGRIAVATKQRWYGKLLGFFAGAALLRGNPFLGAIVGLLIGHAFDSDWFKLRGEDAYAVLGLDSDASDAQIDQAYRRLISQYHPDRYSNDPDDIRQRAEAKAREINRAYDRIQALRKPKSRS, encoded by the coding sequence ATGCCCGGGCAAGGGCCGCGGCGGCCCGGACACGGGCGGATCGCGGTGGCGACGAAACAGCGCTGGTACGGCAAATTGCTCGGCTTCTTCGCCGGCGCGGCGCTGCTGCGCGGCAACCCGTTCCTCGGCGCCATCGTCGGCCTGCTGATCGGCCACGCCTTCGACAGCGACTGGTTCAAGCTGCGCGGCGAAGACGCCTACGCGGTGCTGGGCCTGGACAGCGACGCCAGCGACGCCCAGATCGACCAGGCCTATCGCCGGCTGATCTCGCAATACCACCCCGACCGCTACAGCAACGACCCCGACGACATCCGCCAGCGCGCGGAGGCCAAGGCGCGCGAGATCAATCGGGCGTACGACCGGATCCAGGCGCTGCGCAAGCCCAAGTCTAGGAGTTAG
- the rpe gene encoding ribulose-phosphate 3-epimerase — protein MTTQPTVIAPSILSADFARLGEEVDNVIKAGADWVHFDVMDNHYVPNLTIGPMVCEALRKHGVTAPIDVHLMVEPVDRIVPDFAKAGATTISFHPEASGHVHRTIQLIKSHGCKAGLVLNPATSIDVLDWVLDDLDMVLLMSVNPGFGGQSFIPSALEKLRRVRERIDRSGRAIRLEIDGGVKADNIGDIAAAGADTFVAGSAIFNAPDYAEVIGRMKAAVEAVRK, from the coding sequence ATGACCACGCAACCCACCGTCATCGCCCCGTCCATCCTCTCGGCCGACTTCGCCCGCCTGGGCGAGGAAGTCGACAACGTGATCAAGGCCGGCGCCGACTGGGTCCATTTCGACGTCATGGACAACCACTACGTGCCGAACCTGACCATCGGCCCGATGGTCTGCGAGGCGCTGCGCAAGCACGGCGTGACCGCGCCGATCGACGTGCATCTGATGGTCGAACCGGTCGACCGCATCGTTCCGGATTTCGCTAAGGCCGGCGCCACCACGATCAGCTTCCACCCCGAAGCCAGCGGCCACGTGCATCGCACGATCCAGCTGATCAAATCGCACGGCTGCAAGGCCGGGCTGGTGCTCAACCCGGCCACCTCGATCGACGTGCTCGACTGGGTGCTCGACGATCTGGACATGGTGCTGCTGATGTCGGTGAACCCCGGCTTCGGCGGCCAGAGCTTCATCCCTTCGGCGCTGGAAAAACTGCGTCGCGTGCGCGAGCGCATCGACCGCAGCGGCCGCGCGATCCGGCTGGAGATCGACGGCGGCGTCAAGGCCGACAACATCGGCGACATCGCCGCCGCGGGCGCCGACACCTTCGTCGCCGGCTCGGCGATCTTCAACGCGCCGGATTACGCCGAGGTGATCGGGCGGATGAAGGCGGCGGTGGAGGCGGTGCGCAAGTAA
- the rraA gene encoding ribonuclease E activity regulator RraA, whose product MNTCDLCDRHDALVRVLDLPLRDFGGRRGFAGVVSTIKAYEDNSRVREAVAEPGAGRVLVIDGGGSSRRAMLGDLLAAQAVENGWIGVIVFGAIRDSAAIGAMDLGVKALGTCPRKTDKRGQGQRDVALAFGGVNIRAGDWVCADEDGVVFADEALA is encoded by the coding sequence ATGAACACCTGCGACCTGTGCGACCGCCACGACGCGCTCGTGCGCGTGCTCGATCTGCCGCTGCGCGATTTCGGCGGCCGCCGCGGCTTCGCCGGCGTCGTCAGCACCATCAAAGCGTACGAAGACAACTCGCGGGTGCGCGAAGCCGTGGCCGAGCCCGGTGCGGGCCGGGTGTTGGTGATCGACGGCGGCGGTTCTTCGCGCCGGGCCATGCTCGGCGATCTGCTCGCGGCCCAGGCGGTGGAGAACGGTTGGATTGGGGTGATCGTGTTCGGCGCGATCCGCGACAGCGCGGCGATCGGCGCGATGGATCTGGGCGTGAAAGCCTTGGGCACGTGCCCGCGCAAGACCGACAAGCGCGGGCAGGGGCAGCGCGATGTCGCGCTCGCGTTCGGCGGCGTGAACATCCGTGCGGGCGATTGGGTGTGCGCGGACGAGGACGGCGTGGTGTTCGCGGACGAAGCGTTGGCGTGA
- the yegS gene encoding lipid kinase YegS — protein MTPSRWRLILNGKSAGNDAVRQAVAALRGHGVALDVRVTWEGGDGERYVAEAVADGVDTVVAGGGDGTLSEVATALAQRDENADALPSLGLIPLGTANDFATAAALPTDPLQALELIRRRPPRAIDLLRLQAPDGLHWAANLATGGFGTQVTLETDPGLKKMLGGLAYFVTGIAKLGKLEPLRARLHGEGFEWEGDFLALAIGNGRLAGGGQVLCPDAFIDDGLLDATVLPTFSGEVGAAMRTVLTESERVAFERMTVRAQLHWVEIESPRGLHLNLDGEPVQSPRFRIDCVPGRLRMHLPAGCPLLSAEALAATQG, from the coding sequence ATGACTCCATCCCGCTGGCGCCTGATCCTCAACGGAAAATCCGCCGGCAACGACGCCGTGCGCCAGGCTGTCGCCGCGCTGCGCGGGCACGGCGTCGCGCTGGACGTGCGCGTGACCTGGGAAGGCGGCGACGGCGAGCGCTATGTCGCCGAGGCCGTCGCCGACGGCGTCGACACCGTGGTCGCCGGCGGCGGCGACGGCACGCTGAGCGAAGTCGCCACCGCGCTCGCCCAGCGCGACGAAAACGCCGACGCGCTGCCCAGCCTCGGCCTGATCCCGCTCGGCACCGCCAACGACTTCGCCACCGCCGCCGCCCTTCCGACCGACCCGCTGCAAGCGCTGGAACTGATCCGCCGCCGCCCGCCGCGCGCCATCGACCTGCTGCGGCTGCAAGCGCCCGACGGCCTGCATTGGGCGGCGAATCTGGCCACCGGCGGCTTCGGCACCCAGGTCACGCTGGAGACCGATCCCGGCCTCAAGAAAATGCTCGGCGGCCTGGCGTACTTCGTCACCGGCATCGCCAAGCTGGGCAAGCTCGAACCGCTGCGCGCGCGCCTGCACGGCGAAGGCTTCGAATGGGAAGGCGACTTCCTCGCCCTGGCCATCGGCAACGGCCGCCTCGCCGGCGGCGGGCAGGTGCTGTGCCCGGACGCTTTCATCGACGACGGTCTGCTCGACGCGACCGTGCTGCCGACGTTCTCCGGCGAAGTCGGCGCCGCCATGCGCACTGTGCTGACCGAGAGCGAGCGGGTCGCGTTCGAGCGCATGACCGTGCGCGCGCAACTGCATTGGGTCGAGATCGAATCGCCGCGCGGCCTGCATCTCAATCTCGACGGCGAACCGGTCCAGTCGCCGCGCTTCCGCATCGACTGCGTGCCCGGACGGCTGCGCATGCACCTGCCGGCGGGGTGTCCGCTGCTCAGCGCCGAGGCGCTGGCGGCGACCCAGGGCTGA
- the trpE gene encoding anthranilate synthase component I: MISHELFQQQAANGYTRIPVVREVLSDLDTPLSVYLKLADSPHTYLFESVEGGERFARYSIIGLPAQRVYAFAGHTLFVTENGELVESRTVEDPFAEVERLRSAHKVPKIDGLPGFAGGLVGWFGFECIQYIEQRLAGGDKPDELGTPDILLMESEEVAVFDNLKGRLYLIVHADPSEPQAYARANRRLDQLVHRLRIGGPGYPETLHSVGLDEGDFVSGFTRQGFIDAVEKSKELIRAGDIFQVVLSQRLSVPFKARPVDVYRALRALNPSPYMYFLDVGGTQVVGSSPEILVRLQGGEVTVRPIAGTRPRGKTVEEDHALEAELLADPKERAEHLMLIDLGRNDVGRVSQAGTVEVGEQFVIERYSHVMHIVSEVTGRLTEGMNYADVLRATFPAGTVSGAPKIRALEVIRELEPIKRNVYSGAVGYIGWHGDADTAIAIRTAVIQDGRLHVQAGAGIVYDSDPQKEWEETMNKGRALFRAVAEAARGL, translated from the coding sequence GTGATTTCGCACGAACTCTTCCAGCAGCAGGCCGCTAACGGCTACACCCGCATCCCCGTCGTGCGCGAGGTCCTGTCCGACCTCGATACGCCGCTCTCGGTCTATCTCAAGCTCGCCGACAGCCCGCACACCTATCTGTTCGAATCGGTCGAGGGCGGCGAGCGCTTCGCCCGCTACTCCATCATCGGCCTGCCGGCGCAGCGCGTGTACGCCTTCGCCGGGCACACCTTGTTCGTCACCGAGAACGGCGAGCTGGTCGAGAGCCGCACGGTCGAGGATCCCTTCGCCGAAGTCGAACGCCTGCGCAGCGCGCACAAGGTGCCGAAGATCGACGGCCTGCCGGGTTTCGCCGGCGGTCTGGTCGGTTGGTTCGGTTTCGAGTGCATCCAGTACATCGAACAGCGCCTGGCCGGCGGCGACAAGCCCGACGAACTCGGCACGCCCGACATCCTGCTCATGGAGAGCGAGGAAGTGGCGGTGTTCGACAACCTCAAGGGCCGGCTGTACCTGATCGTCCACGCCGATCCGAGCGAGCCGCAGGCCTACGCGCGCGCCAACCGCCGCCTCGATCAGCTCGTCCACCGCCTGCGCATCGGCGGCCCGGGCTATCCGGAAACGCTGCACTCGGTGGGTTTGGACGAAGGCGATTTCGTTTCCGGCTTCACCCGCCAAGGCTTCATCGACGCGGTGGAGAAATCCAAGGAACTGATCCGCGCCGGCGACATCTTCCAGGTGGTGCTGTCGCAGCGGCTCAGCGTGCCGTTCAAGGCGCGCCCGGTCGACGTGTACCGCGCGCTGCGCGCCTTGAACCCGTCGCCGTACATGTATTTCCTCGATGTCGGCGGCACCCAGGTGGTCGGCTCCTCGCCGGAAATCCTGGTGCGCCTGCAGGGCGGCGAAGTCACCGTGCGTCCCATCGCCGGCACCCGTCCGCGCGGCAAGACGGTCGAGGAAGACCACGCGCTGGAAGCCGAACTGCTGGCCGATCCGAAGGAACGCGCCGAGCATCTGATGCTGATCGATCTCGGCCGCAACGACGTCGGCCGCGTCTCGCAGGCCGGCACGGTGGAAGTCGGCGAGCAGTTCGTGATCGAACGCTACAGCCACGTCATGCACATCGTCAGCGAAGTCACCGGCCGCCTGACCGAGGGCATGAACTATGCCGACGTGCTCCGCGCGACGTTCCCGGCCGGCACCGTCAGCGGCGCGCCGAAGATCCGCGCGCTGGAAGTGATCCGCGAGCTCGAACCGATCAAGCGCAACGTCTACTCCGGCGCGGTCGGCTACATCGGCTGGCACGGCGACGCCGACACCGCCATCGCCATCCGCACCGCAGTGATCCAGGACGGCCGCCTGCACGTGCAGGCCGGCGCCGGCATCGTCTACGACTCCGACCCGCAGAAGGAATGGGAAGAGACGATGAACAAGGGCCGCGCGCTGTTCCGCGCCGTGGCCGAGGCGGCGCGCGGACTGTGA
- a CDS encoding response regulator transcription factor → MRVLLVEDDPHTAGFIAKGLREDGHSVDHAGNGKDGLFLATTETYDAIVLDRMLPGLDGLTLLQTLRGAGNRTPVLLLTALGEVDHRVEGLRAGADDYLVKPFAYAELSARLDSILRRGSAGGSEPTRLRVADLELDLLSREARRGDKRIELQPREFRLLEYLMRQAERVVTRTMLLEAVWDYHFDPQTNVIDVHISRLRQKIDQGYPRPLLHTVRGAGYRLGV, encoded by the coding sequence ATGCGCGTCCTGCTCGTCGAAGACGATCCCCACACCGCCGGTTTCATCGCCAAGGGTTTGCGCGAAGACGGCCACAGCGTCGACCACGCCGGCAACGGCAAGGACGGCCTGTTCCTGGCCACCACCGAAACCTACGACGCCATCGTCCTGGACCGGATGCTGCCGGGCCTGGACGGGCTGACCCTGCTGCAAACCCTGCGCGGCGCCGGCAACCGCACGCCGGTGCTGCTGCTGACCGCACTGGGCGAAGTCGATCACCGCGTCGAAGGCCTGCGCGCCGGCGCCGACGACTATCTGGTCAAACCCTTCGCCTACGCCGAACTGTCGGCGCGCCTGGACAGCATCCTGCGCCGCGGCAGCGCCGGTGGCAGCGAGCCGACCCGCCTGCGCGTGGCCGACCTGGAACTGGACCTGCTCAGCCGCGAAGCGCGCCGCGGCGACAAGCGCATCGAACTGCAACCGCGCGAGTTCCGCCTGCTCGAATACCTGATGCGTCAGGCCGAACGCGTGGTCACCCGCACTATGCTGTTGGAAGCGGTGTGGGACTACCACTTCGATCCGCAGACCAACGTCATCGACGTGCACATCAGCCGCTTGCGGCAGAAGATCGATCAAGGCTATCCGCGCCCGCTGCTGCACACCGTGCGCGGCGCCGGCTACCGGTTGGGCGTGTGA
- a CDS encoding HAMP domain-containing sensor histidine kinase: MPRSTSARLALAVTASFLLAFVLLGIGVHYAVSAMLNQDARDLVRVDAAGLVEMYHDDGRTALLGELRDRIEGDEDPDAVYAMTAPDGRVVAGNIALPRHHRGARWIEFTEHRADGDLRVVAQLQQLPDGTTLLTGTRTRSQDRFLGLMLRTALAALLVAATLGALIGWLTSRWVSHRLSHLDDTAGRVGSGEMALRARLDGSDDAFDRLARRFNAMLDRIQDLLDGVRHATDHIAHDLRTPLTRLRNRLEELRRREPGVEAGAQLDAAIGETDQLLHSFGALLRLARIEAQPPVHDEPVLDLSDLARDAAELYTPIAAERGIAVTVDLPGPGAAAVRGDADQLFQMLVNLLDNAIKYAPADTEVGLSVQRERHAIVLQIDDRGPGIPAADRERVFDRFLRLEAHRGSPGTGLGMSLVRAILHRHGGHIALLDNAPGLRVRVTLGEAGG; this comes from the coding sequence ATGCCGCGTTCGACCAGCGCGCGGCTCGCGCTCGCGGTCACCGCGTCGTTCCTGCTCGCGTTCGTGCTGCTCGGCATCGGCGTGCATTACGCGGTGTCGGCGATGTTGAACCAGGACGCGCGCGATCTGGTCCGGGTCGATGCCGCGGGCTTGGTCGAGATGTACCACGACGACGGCCGCACCGCCTTGCTCGGCGAACTGCGCGACCGCATCGAAGGCGACGAGGACCCCGACGCGGTCTACGCGATGACCGCGCCCGACGGCCGCGTCGTCGCCGGCAACATCGCGTTGCCGCGCCATCACCGCGGCGCGCGCTGGATCGAATTCACCGAACACCGCGCCGACGGCGATCTGCGCGTGGTCGCGCAACTGCAGCAGCTGCCCGACGGCACCACGCTGCTGACCGGCACCCGCACCCGCAGCCAGGACCGCTTCCTCGGCCTGATGCTGCGCACCGCGCTGGCGGCGCTGCTGGTCGCGGCGACCTTGGGCGCGCTGATCGGTTGGTTGACCTCGCGCTGGGTTTCGCACCGGCTCAGCCACCTCGACGACACCGCCGGCCGCGTCGGCAGCGGCGAGATGGCGCTGCGCGCGCGCCTGGACGGCAGCGACGACGCGTTCGACCGTTTGGCGCGGCGCTTCAATGCGATGCTCGACCGCATCCAGGATCTGCTCGACGGCGTGCGTCACGCCACCGACCACATCGCCCACGATCTGCGCACGCCGCTGACGCGCCTGCGCAATCGTTTGGAAGAACTGCGCCGGCGCGAACCCGGCGTGGAAGCCGGCGCGCAGCTCGACGCCGCCATCGGCGAGACCGACCAACTGCTGCATTCCTTCGGGGCCTTGCTGCGGCTGGCGCGGATCGAGGCGCAACCGCCCGTGCACGACGAACCGGTGCTCGACCTCAGCGACCTCGCCCGCGACGCCGCCGAGCTCTACACCCCGATCGCCGCCGAGCGCGGCATCGCCGTGACCGTGGACCTGCCCGGCCCGGGCGCCGCTGCGGTGCGCGGCGACGCCGACCAGCTGTTCCAGATGCTGGTGAACCTGCTCGACAACGCGATCAAATACGCCCCGGCCGACACCGAAGTGGGCCTGAGCGTGCAGCGCGAACGCCACGCCATCGTGCTGCAGATCGACGACCGCGGCCCCGGCATCCCCGCCGCCGACCGCGAGCGCGTGTTCGACCGCTTCCTGCGTTTGGAAGCGCACCGCGGCTCGCCGGGCACCGGCCTCGGCATGAGCTTGGTGCGCGCGATCCTGCATCGCCACGGCGGCCACATCGCGTTGCTCGACAACGCGCCGGGCTTGCGCGTGCGGGTGACCTTGGGCGAAGCGGGCGGCTGA
- a CDS encoding helix-turn-helix transcriptional regulator, which translates to MNALLELGRALRLRRSEMGLSQARVAALSGLSRQTVSQLETGSVPDLGLNKAERLAELLGLALRVDTGLTGRQGKMSALERAVATAGVSYRSALPPEELRRALTTGEVADRYAPHLHALLDDAPVSLLAALAEQLQEEDGQARAQVWKRYRRLAQQVKSLRNLWR; encoded by the coding sequence ATGAACGCTCTTCTGGAACTGGGCCGGGCCTTGCGCCTGCGCCGCTCCGAAATGGGGCTGAGCCAGGCGCGGGTCGCCGCGCTTAGCGGGCTGTCGCGGCAGACGGTGAGCCAGCTCGAAACCGGCTCGGTGCCGGATCTCGGGCTCAACAAGGCCGAGCGTCTCGCGGAACTGCTCGGGCTTGCGCTGCGCGTGGATACGGGACTCACCGGGCGCCAGGGGAAAATGAGCGCGCTGGAGCGGGCGGTCGCGACCGCCGGCGTGAGCTATCGCAGCGCCTTGCCGCCGGAAGAGCTGCGGCGGGCGCTGACCACCGGTGAGGTCGCGGACCGTTACGCTCCGCATCTGCACGCGCTGCTGGACGACGCCCCCGTTTCGTTGCTCGCGGCATTGGCGGAGCAACTGCAAGAAGAAGACGGACAGGCGCGCGCGCAAGTGTGGAAACGCTATCGCCGCTTGGCGCAGCAGGTGAAAAGCCTGCGGAATCTGTGGCGGTGA
- a CDS encoding nucleotidyl transferase AbiEii/AbiGii toxin family protein, protein MFARALELTAELERRVENATWSFGGGTVLMLRIAHRHSKDIDLFVPDPQYLGYVSPRLNDVVESISSDYEQAAEYLKLFLPGGEIDVVVGTPLTERPFEVVEYRGRSIKVETSGEIVAKKMWHRGDRAKARDLFDLCAVAAAEPEQIEVAKPWMRRHGAAFLQGLAIRESLLRREFAEIDVIGEPMDFGDCLHRAGLIVGSALRTA, encoded by the coding sequence TTGTTCGCCCGCGCTTTGGAACTGACCGCGGAGTTGGAGCGTCGAGTCGAGAACGCGACGTGGTCGTTCGGCGGCGGCACGGTGCTGATGCTGCGCATCGCGCATCGCCACAGCAAGGACATCGATCTGTTCGTGCCGGATCCGCAGTACTTGGGATATGTCAGTCCGAGATTGAACGATGTCGTCGAATCCATCAGTTCCGACTACGAGCAGGCCGCCGAGTATCTCAAGCTGTTCCTGCCGGGCGGGGAGATCGATGTGGTCGTCGGCACGCCGCTGACCGAGCGTCCTTTCGAGGTGGTCGAGTACCGCGGCCGCTCGATCAAGGTCGAAACCTCGGGCGAGATCGTCGCCAAGAAAATGTGGCATCGCGGCGATCGCGCCAAAGCGCGCGACCTCTTCGACTTATGCGCGGTGGCCGCGGCCGAGCCGGAGCAAATCGAAGTGGCCAAGCCGTGGATGCGGCGGCACGGCGCGGCGTTCCTGCAAGGACTGGCCATCCGCGAATCTTTGCTCCGGCGAGAGTTCGCGGAAATAGACGTCATCGGCGAGCCGATGGACTTCGGCGATTGCTTGCATCGGGCCGGGCTCATCGTCGGTTCGGCGCTGCGAACGGCTTGA
- a CDS encoding aminodeoxychorismate/anthranilate synthase component II, translated as MSVLMIDNYDSFTYNLVQYLQALGSEVRVIRNDELSVDEIERLAPQRIVISPGPCTPDQAGVSLDVIRRLGAHTPILGVCLGHQSLGQAYGGQVIRAKRIMHGKTSAIRHEGRGVFAGLPDGYEATRYHSLVIERDSLPDSLEVTAWTEYDDGGFEEIMGLRHREHPVEGVQFHPESIKTEHGHALLRNFLER; from the coding sequence ATGTCCGTTCTGATGATCGACAACTACGACAGCTTTACCTACAACCTCGTGCAGTACTTGCAGGCGCTCGGCAGCGAGGTGCGGGTGATCCGCAACGACGAACTGTCGGTGGACGAGATCGAACGGCTGGCGCCGCAGCGCATCGTGATTTCGCCCGGCCCGTGCACGCCCGATCAGGCCGGCGTGTCGCTCGACGTGATCCGCCGCCTCGGCGCGCATACGCCGATCCTCGGCGTGTGCCTGGGCCATCAGAGCCTGGGCCAGGCCTACGGCGGGCAGGTGATCCGGGCCAAGCGGATCATGCACGGCAAGACCTCGGCGATCCGCCACGAAGGCCGCGGCGTGTTCGCCGGCCTGCCCGACGGTTACGAAGCCACCCGTTACCACTCGCTGGTGATCGAACGCGACAGCTTGCCGGACAGTCTGGAAGTCACCGCCTGGACCGAATACGACGACGGCGGCTTCGAGGAAATCATGGGCCTGCGCCACCGCGAGCATCCGGTGGAAGGCGTGCAGTTCCATCCCGAGTCGATCAAGACCGAGCACGGGCATGCGTTGTTGCGCAACTTTTTGGAGCGGTGA